The genomic stretch ACGCTACTCACCATGATCGACGCGGCGCTTGCCGAGATCATGAGCTTGAGGGCGAGGTTGCGGCTAAGCGAGGAGCGGAATGGCGGGAGCCGCCAGCTCCAGTGAGGATCAGCCGGCAGCCACGCTAAGGGCTAGTCCGCGTCCGCCATCACCTGACGGCCGCCGCCGCCGGCCCAGGCACGCCATTGCCGCTCGTCGCCGCGGAAGACGTTGAGGTCGATGCGGCCGGTCACGCCATGCGACAGGCCGGAGCCGGAATACTGCCAGAACAGCCATTTGCGGTCGGGGTAGACCTTTGACGGATGCCTTGCCACCGCGCGCACCCAGAAGGGGTAGTCCATGAAGGCGCCCTGGAGATTGTCGCGATAGAAGTCGGGCGAGGTGTAGATGATCGGACGCTGGCCATAGTGACGCTCCAGCTTGTCCATGAACACCTGCATCTTCTCCAGCACCTTTTCGCGTGACGGGCGCCGCTGGCACGAGGAGTCGCCATTCCACTCGACGTCGATAACCGGCGGCAGCGCGCCATCCATCTTCGGCACGTTGCGGATGAACCAGTCGGCCTGCTCGCCGGCGGTGCGGCACCAGTAGAAGAAATGATAGGCGCCGCGCTTCAGCCCGGCGGCATCGGCATTGCGCCAGTTCTTCATAAACATCGGGTCGAGATGGTCGCCGCCGTCGGTCGCCTTGATGTAGGCGAAGTTGGCGCCCTGGGCGCGCAGCTTGCCCCAGTTGACGTCGCCTTGCCAGCGCGAGACATCGACCCCGTGCACGGCGAGATGCCTGGGCGATGACCGGCCGAAATTGATCGGCTTGGCGTCGCGAAAGCCGTAGCGCATGATCGATCCGGCAAACATGGGCGGCGAATTGCGGCTCAATAGCTTCGACGGCGACACCAGCGCAGCCGGCTCGACCGGCGGCTCGGCACTGTCGGGCAGTTCAGGACTGTCGGGCAGCTCAGGTGTTGTAAGCATCGCCGTTTCTTCTTCCGCCAGGCCAAAAGGCCGAGCAGGTTCGTCCACGGGCGCTGCCTCGGCCAGCTTGCGAGCTCGGGCCTTGGCCACAGGGACGGATGCGATCGGCGCGCTCGGCCGCACCACCGAGCTGGTGGTCTCGTTCGACGGCTTCTGCATGTCTAGCGCGTCCATGCCCGATGTCGACGAACAGCCGGCAAGGCATAGCGCTGAGATCACGAAACTGACGACGCCTGGTAACCGCATCTGGACCTGTACTCAAAACACAACAGACCGAAGGCGACAGCCGACGGACAACCAGGCCAGTTATGAACGAGAAATTACCAATAA from Mesorhizobium sp. NZP2077 encodes the following:
- a CDS encoding GH25 family lysozyme; its protein translation is MRLPGVVSFVISALCLAGCSSTSGMDALDMQKPSNETTSSVVRPSAPIASVPVAKARARKLAEAAPVDEPARPFGLAEEETAMLTTPELPDSPELPDSAEPPVEPAALVSPSKLLSRNSPPMFAGSIMRYGFRDAKPINFGRSSPRHLAVHGVDVSRWQGDVNWGKLRAQGANFAYIKATDGGDHLDPMFMKNWRNADAAGLKRGAYHFFYWCRTAGEQADWFIRNVPKMDGALPPVIDVEWNGDSSCQRRPSREKVLEKMQVFMDKLERHYGQRPIIYTSPDFYRDNLQGAFMDYPFWVRAVARHPSKVYPDRKWLFWQYSGSGLSHGVTGRIDLNVFRGDERQWRAWAGGGGRQVMADAD